In Streptomyces sp. 71268, the DNA window GCCACGATGCCGGAGTACGCGGCCCGGTACGCGATCGACGTGGACACCGCCGACCGGTACGGGGTGCGGCGCTACGGCTTCCACGGCACCTCGCACGCCTACGTCTCGCGGGCCGTGGCCGACCTGCTCGGCAAGGACGTCGCCGACCTCAACACGATCGTGCTGCACCTGGGCAACGGGGCCAGCGCGTCGGCGGTGGCCGGCGGCGTGTGCGTGGAGACCTCGATGGGGCTCACGCCGCTGGAAGGGCTGGTCATGGGCACCCGGTCGGGCGACCTGGACCCGGCGGCCATCTTCCATCTGGCGCGGGTCGGCCGCATGTCGGTGGACGAGATCGACGCCCTGCTCAACAAGCACAGCGGCCTGATCGGGCTGTGCGGCGACAACGACATGCGCGAGATCGGCCGCCGGATGGGCGAGGGCGACCAGGACGCGCAGCTCGCCTTCGACATCTACGTCCACCGGCTGCGCAAGTATGTGGGCGCGTACACCGCGGTACTCGGCCGGGTGGACGCGCTCGCCTTCACCGCCGGGGTCGGCGAGAACTCGGCCGCCGTCCGCGAGGCGACGCTGCGCGGGCTCGGCGGGCTCGGCATCGAGGTGGACACGGTCCGCAACGCGCTGCGCGGCAGCGGCGGGCGGTTGATCTCGACCGAGCGCAGCGCGGTGGCCGTCGCCGTGGTACCGACCGACGAGGAACTGGAGATCGCCACGCAGACGTACCGGCTGGTGAGCGCGGAGCGCTCCGGCACGTCAGAGCGGTAGACCAGCCCGATAAATTCCGCCCCGAAACAAAACGGATAGGATCTGCCTCATGCGCCGTTCCAAAATCGTCTGCACCCTGGGTCCCGCCGTCGACTCCTACGACCAGCTCAAGTCGCTGATCGAGTCGGGGATGAACGTGGCCCGCTTCAACATGAGCCACGGGTCCCACTCGGAGCACGAGGAGCGGTACCACCGGCTCCGCAAGGCGTCCGAGGAGACCGGCCGCGCGGTGGGCGTCCTCGCCGACCTCCAGGGCCCCAAGATCCGCCTGGAGACCTTCGCCGACGGGCCGGTGGAGCTGGTGCGCGGTGACGAGTTCACCATCACCACCGAGGACGTCGCGGGCGACCGGACCATCTGCGGCACCACGTACAAGGGCCTGCCCGGGGACGTCTCCAAGGGCGAGTCGATCCTCATCAACGACGGCAACGTCGCCCTCCAGGTGGTCGAGGTGGACGGGCCGCGGGTGCGCTCCATCGTCATCGAGGGCGGCGTGATCTCCGACCACAAGGGCATCAACCTGCCCGGCGTGGCCGTCAACGTGCCCGCGCTGTCCGAGAAGGACGTCGAGGACCTGAAGTTCGCGCTGGAGCTGGGCTGCGACATGGTCGCGCTGTCCTTCGTGCGGGACGCGGCCGACGTGCGCGACGTGCACCGGGTGATGGACGAGGTCGGCCGGCGCGTGCCGGTGATCGCCAAGGTGGAGAAGCCGCAGGCGGTGGCCAACATGGAGGAGGTCGTCGCGGCCTTCGACGCGGTCATGGTGGCCCGCGGCGACCTGGCGGTCGAGTACCCGCTGGAGCAGGTGCCGATGGTGCAGAAGCGGCTCATCGAGATGTGCCGCCGCAACGCCAAGCCGGTGATCGTGGCGACCCAGATGATGGAGTCGATGATCACCAACTCCCGGCCGACGCGCGCCGAGGCGTCCGATGTCGCCAACGCGATCCTGGACGGCGCGGACGCGGTGATGCTCTCGGCCGAGTCCTCGGTCGGCGCGTACCCGCTGGAGACCGTCAAGACGATGTCGCGCATCGTCACCGCCGCCGAGGAGGAGTTGCTCTCGCGCGGCCTGCAGCCGCTGGTGCCGGGCAAGAAGCCGCGCACGCAGGGCGGTTCGGTGGCCCGCGCCGCCGCCGAGATCGCCGACTTCCTCGGCGCCAAGTCGCTGGTGGCCTTCACCAAGTCCGGCGACACGGCCCGCCGGCTCTCCCGCTACCGGGCCCAGCAGCCGATCCTGGCCTTCACCACCGACACGCTGACCCGCAACGTGCTGACGCTGAGCTGGGGCGTGGAGACGTTCGTGGTCCCGCACGTGGCCAACACCGACGCCATGGTGGACCTCGTCGACGCGGAGCTGCTCAAGCTGGGCCGCTACAACGAGGGCGACACCATGATCATCACGGCCGGCTCCCCGCCCGGCGTGCCCGGCACCACCAACATGGTGCGCGTCCACCACCTGGGCTCCTCCTGACCCACACGCGACGACCGTGGGCCGCGCCGCCACTCACATGGCGACGCGGCCCACGGCCTTGTGCGGCTCCCGGTGGCCCGGGGGGCGGTCCCACGGAGGGACCGCCGGGTGAGCGGCGGCCCGGAGCGACGGGCGTCCCACCCGCCGGGCCCGGCCGTGCGCCGCTCAGCCCTCCGTCTGGTACAGGTGCATGCCGGGCACGGTGAGCGTCCCACCGAGCTGCCCCGCCTGGGTCACCCGCACGTCGGTGAAGAACAGTTCGGGAAGCGTCAACGGCGGTGGCGCCTCGGGGCTGAAGGTGACCGGGATGAGACCGAGCAGCTTGCCCTTCAGCTCCTCCGTGTACATCGTCACGGTGCCGTCACGCATCGTCGAGTTGCTGCCTTTACGCGCGTCAACGTGCGTCTTCGTACCGCCGGGCCCGACCACCGTCTGCCGCAGGTCGCGGATGTCGATGGAGCTGGCGGTGAACTTCAGGACCGCCTTCTCCCGGCCGCTGTACGTCTTCACCTTGACGATGCCGTCGTACTTGAGGCCGTGCAGGGCGAGCAGGCTGCTCTCCAGGATCCACGGGTCCTCGGGCAGCAGCGGGGCGCCCTCCTCCAACTTGGCGTTGCGCAGCGCCTCCTCGTCCTTGACGGGGCACGGGTAGGGCTGCGGGTCGTCGGCCGACGGCAGGGTCGGCTTCGCGGTCGGGTCGGCGTCGTCCTTGGCCCCCTCGGCCCCCTCGCCCCGTTCCGCGTCCTCGCCCTTGGTGGCCCCCTCGGCGTCCTCGGTCGCGTTCGCCCGCTCCCGCTCCGCCTTGTCGGCCGCCTCCCGCTGTGCCTTCTCGATCCGCTCCCTGAGCTCCGCGGCCTTCTTCTCGGTCGCGGCGTCGCCGGCGTCGCCCGCGTCATTACCTGACGGTGCGTCACCCTTGTTCGTGGGTACGTCCGTCGCGGCGCCGTCGGCGTCGCCCTTGGCCGCTTCCTTGCCAGCGTCCTGGCCGGCTTCGGTGTCCGTGTCCGTACTCGCGTCCGCGTCCGGTCGGGGCGCGTCGTCGGTGGGCGCCGGGGTGGCCGGCTGGTCGCCCTTGTCGCCGTCGAGCAGGTCCTTGATCTTGTCGCCCAGGCCCAGCGGGTCGAGCGGGTTCCTCGGCTCGGTCTGGGACGGACTCGGAGTGGTGCCGGGCGGCTTGGTCGCGTCCTCGGGGGCCATGGTGTCCCCGGCCTCCTCGGACCCGGACTTCGGGTCGTTCGTCGTGGAGGACGCCTTCGGGGGCGCCTGCGTGGCGTGGTCGGCCTCGGGCCGCGCGTCGGAGGTGGCGCCCGGCGCGGGCTCGTGGTCGTCGGCCGCGTCCCCGTCCGGCGAGGTAGAACTCCCGGGCGTGGTCGGCTCGTTGGTCCCGCCCGGCTTGTCGCCCGGCTTCTCGTCCCGTTGGTCGCGCTGGTCTGACTTGTCGTCCGACCGCGGATCCCGCTCGCCCTTGCCGTCCCGCTCGTCCTCGGCGTCCTGCTGGTCCGGCTGGGTCACGCAGGGGCCGGGCTTGAAGCGGTCCTTGGCCTGGGTCTCGGCCTGTGCGAGCTGCGGCGTGAGCCCCATGCCCATCAGCACGGCCGTCGGCATGGCCGCCAAGGCGATGGCCTTGCCCGCGGGCATGTGCAGCCGGTTCAGCATCGATTTCTTCGGGGCGGCGTGCCGCGGCCCCGTTCTGGCCCGGCGGCGAGTCTCGCCCTCCCGGCGGGTCTCGCCTTCCGGCGGCCCCTGTTCACCCCGCACGGTGCCTCCCATTCCTGGATTCCTGGTCCGACGCGGTCCCGGCGTCCGCCGCCTCCCGGGCGTCGTCCACGCCCTCGTCCGGATCGGGCCCAACGGCCTGCGCGTCCTTCGTCGATTTCGCGGCGAGCACCTCGCCGGGCGCCCACGAGACGCCCAGCGCGCCGCCGAACAGCGCCAGCAGGAAGCCCAGCAGGAAGCCTCCGAAGTTGGAGACCACCAGGGAGACCAGGCCGAGGAGGATCGCGGCGACCCCCGCGAAGACCCGCGTGGCGGACTGGAACCACATGGTCAGCCCGAGGACCACCAGCAGCACGCCGATGATCAGCGAACCGGAACCGGCGGTGGTGGACATCCGGATGGTCAACTGGCCCATGGTGAGGTTGGCGTACGGGAAGTACGCGATGGGCAGCCCGCCGAGCAGCGTCAGCAGCCCCGCCCAGAACGGGCGCTGCCAGCGCCACGCACGGAACGCCGTCCGCCACTGGCGGACCCGGTCACGCGCCCCGGACGACTCGGCGCCCATCGAAACCCCCGGCGACTCGGCACTCATCGAAAACAGCTCCCTGGGGCTGGCGATCGCATCGTCGATCGCGGATGTTCACTGCGTGGGCACGGGGGTGAGGGGCCACGCCCCCCACCCGCCTCAGTGCCTCAGTAGCACTCGTGCTTGCCCTTTTTCACGTTCATGGACAGGCCCGAGAGCTTGAAGGTGCCCGCGCTGGTCGCCCAGGCGGTCTGCTTGACATCCTTCAACTGCGCCCTGTCGGCCTCCTGGGCGAACGAACCGGGGTCCGCCTGGTCGCCCTTCTTGATCCCAGGGCCGTACTTCGTGTCGCCCGCCGCCACGCCGATGTTGATGTCCGTGAACGTGGCATCGGCGTTCAACTGGTCGAGGTCGATGTAGAGGTTCTTCGCCTCGACCGGCTTGCCCGCCTTCGTACCGGCCGACAGCTTCAGCGACACGTCGCCGAAGAGCGGGACCGGAACGACGACGGACTGGCACAGGTTCTTGATCGTGGCGCTGTCGAAGGCCGACACGGCGACGGGGACCCTCTTG includes these proteins:
- a CDS encoding DUF6114 domain-containing protein, giving the protein MGAESSGARDRVRQWRTAFRAWRWQRPFWAGLLTLLGGLPIAYFPYANLTMGQLTIRMSTTAGSGSLIIGVLLVVLGLTMWFQSATRVFAGVAAILLGLVSLVVSNFGGFLLGFLLALFGGALGVSWAPGEVLAAKSTKDAQAVGPDPDEGVDDAREAADAGTASDQESRNGRHRAG
- a CDS encoding hydrogenase expression protein HypF, whose translation is MLNRLHMPAGKAIALAAMPTAVLMGMGLTPQLAQAETQAKDRFKPGPCVTQPDQQDAEDERDGKGERDPRSDDKSDQRDQRDEKPGDKPGGTNEPTTPGSSTSPDGDAADDHEPAPGATSDARPEADHATQAPPKASSTTNDPKSGSEEAGDTMAPEDATKPPGTTPSPSQTEPRNPLDPLGLGDKIKDLLDGDKGDQPATPAPTDDAPRPDADASTDTDTEAGQDAGKEAAKGDADGAATDVPTNKGDAPSGNDAGDAGDAATEKKAAELRERIEKAQREAADKAERERANATEDAEGATKGEDAERGEGAEGAKDDADPTAKPTLPSADDPQPYPCPVKDEEALRNAKLEEGAPLLPEDPWILESSLLALHGLKYDGIVKVKTYSGREKAVLKFTASSIDIRDLRQTVVGPGGTKTHVDARKGSNSTMRDGTVTMYTEELKGKLLGLIPVTFSPEAPPPLTLPELFFTDVRVTQAGQLGGTLTVPGMHLYQTEG
- a CDS encoding acetate kinase, whose amino-acid sequence is MNHSPDRTRVLVLNSGSSSVKYQLLDMTDGGRLAAGIVERVGEGEVPDHTAALDRVSAELSAQGLGLDSPALAAVGHRVVHGGTRFTEPTLITDEVLAEIEKLVPLAPLHNPANVTGIKVARALRPDLPQVAVFDTAFHATMPEYAARYAIDVDTADRYGVRRYGFHGTSHAYVSRAVADLLGKDVADLNTIVLHLGNGASASAVAGGVCVETSMGLTPLEGLVMGTRSGDLDPAAIFHLARVGRMSVDEIDALLNKHSGLIGLCGDNDMREIGRRMGEGDQDAQLAFDIYVHRLRKYVGAYTAVLGRVDALAFTAGVGENSAAVREATLRGLGGLGIEVDTVRNALRGSGGRLISTERSAVAVAVVPTDEELEIATQTYRLVSAERSGTSER
- the pyk gene encoding pyruvate kinase yields the protein MRRSKIVCTLGPAVDSYDQLKSLIESGMNVARFNMSHGSHSEHEERYHRLRKASEETGRAVGVLADLQGPKIRLETFADGPVELVRGDEFTITTEDVAGDRTICGTTYKGLPGDVSKGESILINDGNVALQVVEVDGPRVRSIVIEGGVISDHKGINLPGVAVNVPALSEKDVEDLKFALELGCDMVALSFVRDAADVRDVHRVMDEVGRRVPVIAKVEKPQAVANMEEVVAAFDAVMVARGDLAVEYPLEQVPMVQKRLIEMCRRNAKPVIVATQMMESMITNSRPTRAEASDVANAILDGADAVMLSAESSVGAYPLETVKTMSRIVTAAEEELLSRGLQPLVPGKKPRTQGGSVARAAAEIADFLGAKSLVAFTKSGDTARRLSRYRAQQPILAFTTDTLTRNVLTLSWGVETFVVPHVANTDAMVDLVDAELLKLGRYNEGDTMIITAGSPPGVPGTTNMVRVHHLGSS
- a CDS encoding DUF6230 family protein, with translation MESLARGGTRWKRFAVVMVPSVAATAAIGVALSQGALAASFSVSGQQFKVTAGELDGKGFVQYGAIDAQHGGKRVPVAVSAFDSATIKNLCQSVVVPVPLFGDVSLKLSAGTKAGKPVEAKNLYIDLDQLNADATFTDINIGVAAGDTKYGPGIKKGDQADPGSFAQEADRAQLKDVKQTAWATSAGTFKLSGLSMNVKKGKHECY